One stretch of Francisella sp. LA112445 DNA includes these proteins:
- a CDS encoding DUF6056 family protein, with product MLSNKRYFYSQALIFIFFFYIFSCMPLMVDDIWRSQLAALYNHTVFVTLTHDYMTHTGRISAKLLGSIFFNKPMPYMITIADAISALSFNILIIYLYKIITGKEKVVFDKAYINYLSIFFFVFTFSAFIGTTMWKMVAMQYLWGISLCTYLAYKLLYGKQINIFLAIFSSVFIGLYNEQVFAFCFILLFVFAVYNYKTDHLNKNIVIMLLLLFISGLIDCLSPGNIYRAQEEVMKFGFNIYIDQLITILLAIFRGLLILPFLIWSFKSTTRNQTLTNMQKTAIKTALILTFLVAFMFFRYAGTGRVYMVYIILYFCTICYNTNIINKVADSIKLKRTAYIFSILAILLLLLGSTFIHHKFNQRLKYINNHINQSVCLDEIYSPVWYLIYFKDFNAYGDTKGENGYGYRNYNQDYARYYNLKKIWYCK from the coding sequence CATATTCTCCTGTATGCCTTTAATGGTAGATGATATTTGGAGATCTCAGCTAGCAGCTTTGTACAATCATACAGTTTTTGTAACGTTGACTCATGACTATATGACTCATACAGGAAGAATATCAGCAAAACTGTTAGGTTCTATATTTTTTAATAAGCCAATGCCTTATATGATAACTATAGCTGATGCGATTAGTGCACTATCTTTTAATATACTTATTATATATTTATACAAAATTATTACTGGCAAAGAAAAGGTTGTTTTTGATAAAGCCTATATAAATTACTTATCGATTTTTTTCTTTGTATTCACTTTTAGTGCCTTTATTGGGACAACTATGTGGAAAATGGTTGCAATGCAGTATCTTTGGGGAATATCTTTATGTACTTACTTAGCGTATAAATTATTATATGGAAAACAAATAAATATTTTTTTAGCAATTTTCTCATCAGTATTTATTGGTTTATATAATGAGCAAGTTTTTGCGTTTTGCTTTATTCTTTTATTTGTGTTTGCAGTTTATAACTATAAAACTGATCATTTGAATAAAAATATTGTAATTATGCTTTTATTGTTGTTTATTTCAGGTCTTATTGATTGCTTATCACCTGGAAATATTTATCGAGCTCAAGAAGAGGTGATGAAATTTGGCTTTAATATTTATATAGATCAGCTTATTACAATACTTCTTGCAATTTTTAGAGGACTTCTAATTTTACCATTCTTAATTTGGTCTTTTAAAAGTACAACAAGAAACCAAACTCTCACAAATATGCAGAAAACAGCTATTAAAACAGCTTTGATATTAACTTTTTTAGTCGCTTTTATGTTTTTTAGATATGCAGGAACTGGAAGGGTATATATGGTATATATCATTTTGTACTTTTGTACTATATGTTATAACACTAATATAATTAATAAAGTTGCAGATAGTATTAAATTAAAAAGAACGGCATATATCTTTTCTATATTAGCTATATTATTATTGCTTCTAGGAAGTACTTTTATACACCATAAATTTAATCAGAGACTTAAATATATCAATAATCATATAAATCAAAGTGTATGTCTTGATGAAATATACTCACCAGTTTGGTATTTGATTTATTTTAAAGATTTTAATGCTTACGGCGATACTAAAGGTGAAAATGGTTATGGTTACCGTAATTATAATCAGGATTATGCTAGATATTATAATTTAAAGAAGATTTGGTATTGTAAGTAA
- a CDS encoding glycosyltransferase family 2 protein encodes MTNRNIENPKLYAVIPVYNEEALIGSFLEELATKLVEISSNYKIVVVDDGSVDKSREIIQGLVGKLNIKLISFSRNFGQEAAITAGLEASCDADAAVIMDCDFQHPIEVIDQFYEKWCEGYSNVYGIRTRDDQSKTRSFLSETFFKFSKSMMGVDIPANAGYFRLLDKQCIKAFNSLSENNRFIRGLFSWIGFKGYAIPFQVADRKDETPSRWGYKKLFKLAFTGIFSFSSVPLRMISLMGMIISIFALAYGLYTILANLLFGVGVSGWPTIVVSIMFFSGVQLISLGVLGEYISRIFDEAKNRPKYIIDEDESRNI; translated from the coding sequence ATGACAAATAGGAATATTGAAAATCCGAAACTCTATGCGGTAATACCAGTTTATAATGAAGAAGCGTTAATAGGATCCTTCCTAGAAGAGCTAGCTACTAAACTTGTAGAAATATCATCGAACTATAAGATAGTTGTAGTTGATGATGGCAGTGTAGATAAGTCTAGAGAGATCATTCAAGGGCTTGTTGGTAAGCTAAATATAAAGCTTATTAGCTTTTCTAGAAACTTTGGCCAAGAAGCTGCTATTACAGCCGGATTAGAAGCCTCTTGTGATGCAGATGCTGCAGTTATTATGGATTGTGATTTTCAACATCCGATAGAAGTGATAGATCAGTTTTATGAGAAATGGTGCGAAGGATACTCTAATGTTTATGGTATAAGAACTAGAGATGATCAAAGCAAAACTAGAAGCTTTTTATCAGAAACATTTTTTAAGTTTAGTAAGAGTATGATGGGTGTTGATATTCCAGCTAATGCGGGATACTTTAGATTGTTGGATAAACAATGTATCAAAGCTTTTAACTCATTATCGGAAAATAATCGTTTTATTCGTGGTCTTTTCTCGTGGATAGGCTTTAAAGGTTATGCCATACCATTTCAAGTTGCTGATAGGAAAGATGAAACACCTAGTAGATGGGGATATAAGAAGCTTTTCAAATTAGCTTTTACGGGGATCTTCTCATTTTCATCTGTTCCGCTTAGAATGATATCTCTTATGGGGATGATAATCTCTATATTTGCATTAGCATATGGTCTATATACGATTTTAGCTAATTTACTCTTTGGTGTCGGTGTTAGCGGTTGGCCAACTATTGTAGTGAGTATTATGTTCTTTAGTGGTGTTCAGCTTATTTCACTAGGAGTTTTAGGAGAATATATAAGCCGTATATTTGATGAAGCAAAAAATCGTCCTAAATATATTATTGATGAAGATGAGAGCCGAAATATTTAA
- a CDS encoding glutathione S-transferase N-terminal domain-containing protein, which produces MKVTLYTTKYCPYSLRARIALAEKKMSMDVVEAGDLAPEKLKKISPNGIFPVLKEKDYSINNRKALLIYIDERFPAPGLLPSLVNERIKIRLSLEKIDNEWYPVLDQIRKNKTDHEKLAVLFKDLKESFLTIEKAFSEFDYFISSSFTLADCYVAALIICLEAEGFVIDETFGAMHDYKKRVFARDSVKKANLKGNANESLLKTLRAHR; this is translated from the coding sequence ATGAAAGTTACTTTATATACTACAAAATATTGTCCATATTCTCTTAGAGCAAGAATCGCTTTAGCAGAGAAAAAAATGAGTATGGATGTTGTTGAAGCTGGTGATTTAGCACCAGAAAAGTTAAAGAAAATATCACCTAATGGTATTTTTCCGGTACTAAAAGAAAAAGATTATAGTATAAATAATAGAAAAGCTCTTTTAATATATATTGATGAGAGATTCCCGGCACCTGGATTATTACCTAGCTTAGTTAATGAGCGTATAAAAATTCGTTTATCATTAGAAAAAATAGATAATGAATGGTATCCAGTATTAGATCAGATTAGAAAAAATAAAACAGATCATGAAAAATTAGCTGTGTTGTTTAAAGACCTAAAAGAAAGTTTTTTAACAATAGAGAAAGCATTTAGTGAATTTGATTATTTTATATCATCTAGCTTTACTTTAGCGGACTGTTATGTTGCAGCATTAATAATTTGCTTAGAAGCAGAAGGTTTTGTTATAGATGAAACATTTGGTGCTATGCATGATTATAAGAAAAGAGTCTTTGCTAGAGATTCTGTTAAAAAAGCTAATTTAAAAGGCAATGCGAATGAGTCATTGCTAAAAACTTTAAGAGCTCACAGGTAG
- a CDS encoding oxidative damage protection protein, translated as MSTVFCKKYNQELEAIPFQPLPGELGKKIHTEISNKAWQAWLSHQTILINEYRLNLMDPKAKEFLQQEMHKFLFENKEDKPEQFSEI; from the coding sequence ATGTCTACCGTTTTTTGCAAAAAATATAATCAAGAATTAGAAGCTATACCATTTCAGCCTTTACCAGGTGAGCTAGGTAAAAAAATTCATACAGAAATTTCAAACAAAGCTTGGCAGGCTTGGTTATCTCATCAAACTATATTGATAAATGAGTATAGACTTAACCTTATGGACCCAAAAGCAAAAGAGTTCCTTCAACAAGAAATGCATAAGTTCTTATTTGAAAATAAAGAAGATAAACCAGAGCAATTCAGTGAAATTTAA
- a CDS encoding TusE/DsrC/DsvC family sulfur relay protein, whose translation MDNYNIDKQGFLIDFETWDIDFCKLAATNEDIDLTEDHMLVISFLRSFYQENKKSPAIRELVKALKEKYGDKIGNSLYLQMLFPVSPAVQAAKLAGLPRPKRCI comes from the coding sequence GTGGATAACTACAACATAGACAAACAAGGCTTTTTAATAGATTTCGAAACTTGGGATATAGATTTCTGTAAATTAGCTGCTACAAATGAAGATATTGATCTAACTGAAGATCATATGTTAGTTATTAGCTTTTTAAGAAGTTTTTACCAAGAAAACAAAAAATCACCAGCAATTAGAGAACTTGTGAAAGCACTAAAAGAGAAGTATGGCGATAAAATAGGTAATAGTTTATATTTACAAATGTTATTCCCAGTTTCTCCAGCCGTACAAGCTGCCAAATTAGCTGGACTACCAAGACCTAAAAGATGTATCTAA
- a CDS encoding glycosyltransferase family 39 protein, with the protein MNKFKNSYAYDIIILLVIYVVYFIIFLGHRHLSIPDEGRYPEIAREMLSTGNWVTPLINGVPFLDKPPLYYWLEATSMHFFGINAWAIRLPQALFGILGCISIYSFGRYFYSRFAGVLASFILAANVLYFFEAHYANMDLIVANLLWIAFFLCLVSLKQPIGNKKRFFMYAAYFVSALAFLTKGLIAIAFPCMTIFVWMLVTNNWSRIKELYIPTGAIIFVVIVTPWLVLAQQQNPDFLYFFFYFQQFYRFVGHGFNNAIGPWFYFVIILAVFLPFSILLLNRLAKGFKTIWQNRKKDYTTFLIALWCLLILIFFSIPSSKIVSYILPIFGPLSLLMALSFEKIIKNSDRVNTFKKMHIAASTLFLITGFVVAIFPIVQHLFLDTHAPAIYILLVALCAFAIAFSLRLSVKGQIKQAIILIIAALMVLNILGQLVIPYFDIRTSEPLVEKVINDSPKDTIFVYYNRPQPKHFILKEEIKKKGYEEDLPLLLNDNIYIVYNWKTYRPEIDNWAREFHYGIKQYQQSHNGEWPKYLITYPQFGELLKTKKDIVIFTKEKQLQKIKEKYPNIDFQVKGRYNKNVVVKVIKN; encoded by the coding sequence ATGAATAAATTTAAAAACTCTTATGCTTATGACATCATAATTCTATTAGTAATTTATGTAGTCTATTTTATTATATTTCTTGGTCATAGACACTTAAGTATTCCAGATGAAGGTCGCTACCCTGAAATTGCTAGAGAAATGCTAAGTACTGGCAACTGGGTTACACCTTTAATCAATGGTGTTCCTTTTCTAGATAAGCCTCCCCTTTACTATTGGCTCGAAGCTACCTCAATGCACTTTTTTGGTATAAATGCTTGGGCTATTCGCTTACCCCAAGCGCTTTTTGGTATATTAGGATGTATATCAATATACTCTTTCGGTAGATATTTTTATTCACGCTTTGCTGGTGTCTTAGCAAGTTTTATACTCGCAGCGAATGTTTTATATTTCTTTGAGGCTCACTATGCAAACATGGATCTTATAGTTGCAAACTTACTTTGGATTGCATTCTTTTTATGTCTAGTTAGTTTAAAACAACCAATAGGCAATAAAAAACGCTTTTTTATGTATGCTGCATACTTTGTATCTGCATTAGCATTTTTAACTAAAGGTTTGATAGCTATAGCCTTTCCTTGCATGACAATTTTTGTCTGGATGCTTGTAACAAATAATTGGTCTAGAATAAAAGAGTTATATATCCCAACGGGTGCTATTATATTTGTGGTTATTGTCACACCTTGGTTAGTTTTAGCGCAACAACAAAACCCAGATTTCTTATATTTCTTCTTCTATTTCCAACAATTCTATCGCTTTGTTGGACATGGTTTCAATAATGCTATTGGACCTTGGTTTTATTTTGTAATTATATTAGCTGTATTTTTACCATTTAGTATTTTACTACTTAATAGACTCGCAAAAGGGTTTAAAACTATTTGGCAAAATAGAAAAAAAGATTATACTACATTTTTAATAGCTCTTTGGTGCCTACTTATCCTAATATTCTTCTCAATCCCTAGCTCAAAAATTGTAAGTTATATTTTGCCTATTTTTGGACCATTATCATTACTAATGGCTCTATCGTTTGAGAAAATAATCAAAAATAGTGATAGAGTAAACACTTTTAAAAAGATGCATATCGCTGCTAGTACACTATTCTTAATAACAGGTTTTGTGGTTGCTATATTTCCAATAGTACAACATTTATTCTTAGATACTCACGCCCCAGCAATATATATTTTACTAGTAGCATTATGTGCTTTTGCAATTGCATTTAGCCTAAGACTATCAGTAAAAGGACAAATCAAGCAAGCAATTATTCTAATAATCGCTGCTCTTATGGTACTTAATATCTTAGGGCAACTAGTTATTCCTTATTTTGATATTAGAACATCTGAACCTTTAGTTGAAAAAGTAATAAACGATTCACCTAAAGATACTATATTCGTCTACTATAATAGACCTCAACCAAAGCATTTTATCCTAAAAGAAGAGATAAAGAAAAAAGGTTATGAAGAAGATCTTCCATTATTATTGAATGATAATATTTATATCGTTTATAACTGGAAAACTTATAGACCAGAAATCGACAACTGGGCAAGAGAATTCCATTATGGTATCAAACAATATCAGCAATCTCATAATGGCGAATGGCCAAAGTATTTAATAACTTACCCTCAATTTGGTGAACTTCTAAAAACTAAAAAAGATATTGTTATTTTTACAAAAGAGAAGCAATTACAAAAAATTAAAGAAAAATATCCCAATATAGACTTCCAAGTTAAAGGAAGATACAACAAAAACGTTGTAGTAAAAGTAATTAAAAATTGA